One Caloramator mitchellensis DNA window includes the following coding sequences:
- a CDS encoding CTP synthase: MATKYIFITGGVTSSLGKGITAASLGRLLKSRGLKVSIQKFDPYINIDPGTMSPYQHGEVFVTDDGAETDLDLGHYERFIDENLSKNSNVTTGKIYWSVIQKERRGDYLGGTVQVIPHITNEIKQRVYRVAKERDVDVVITEIGGTVGDIESLPFLEAIRQIKFDVGRDNVLFIHVTLIPYLGKSGELKTKPTQHSVKELRSIGIQPDIIVCRTEKPLSIEIKEKIGLFCNVTAESVIQNIDADSIYEVPLLLNEEGLDELVVKKLKINCGEADLMEWKDMVNKLKNQKETVKIGLVGKYVELHDAYMSVAESLRHAGIANNCDVKIEWINAAHVDMENYKDVLKDVDGILVPGGFGDRGIEGKILAAKYARENNVPYFGICLGMQIAVIEFARDVAKLEGANSSEIDPDTKYPVIDLMPEQRDVDEKGGTMRLGIYPCKLDKDTSSYNAYKDEIVYERHRHRYEFNNEFRSKLTNLGLVIAGTSPDDRLVEIVEIKNHKWFVGVQFHPEFKSRPNRPHPLFRDFVKASFENRRAK, translated from the coding sequence ATGGCAACGAAATATATATTTATAACAGGTGGAGTTACGTCGTCGCTTGGAAAAGGTATTACCGCAGCATCCCTTGGAAGGCTTCTGAAATCTAGGGGTTTAAAGGTGTCCATTCAAAAGTTTGACCCTTATATAAATATCGACCCAGGAACCATGAGTCCATATCAGCATGGTGAGGTTTTCGTCACCGATGATGGTGCAGAAACAGATCTTGATCTCGGTCACTACGAGAGATTTATCGATGAGAACTTGTCTAAAAATTCCAATGTCACTACCGGAAAAATCTACTGGTCAGTAATTCAAAAGGAAAGAAGAGGGGACTACCTCGGAGGAACAGTTCAAGTTATCCCACACATTACAAACGAAATCAAGCAAAGAGTATATAGAGTTGCAAAGGAAAGAGATGTCGATGTTGTTATCACTGAAATAGGTGGAACTGTCGGCGATATTGAAAGTCTGCCATTTTTAGAGGCAATCAGGCAAATCAAATTCGATGTAGGAAGGGACAACGTCCTATTTATCCATGTTACTTTGATTCCATATCTTGGCAAATCGGGCGAACTAAAAACAAAGCCAACTCAGCACTCAGTTAAAGAGCTAAGAAGCATCGGTATCCAGCCAGATATAATTGTCTGCAGAACTGAAAAGCCTTTATCAATTGAAATAAAGGAAAAGATAGGTTTGTTCTGCAATGTTACAGCTGAATCCGTAATTCAAAATATTGATGCTGACTCTATTTATGAAGTTCCACTTCTTTTGAATGAAGAGGGGCTTGACGAGCTTGTTGTTAAAAAATTAAAGATTAACTGCGGTGAAGCAGACCTTATGGAATGGAAGGACATGGTCAATAAACTAAAGAATCAAAAGGAAACTGTTAAAATTGGGCTAGTTGGAAAATATGTTGAGCTTCATGATGCGTATATGTCTGTTGCTGAAAGCTTAAGACATGCTGGAATAGCTAATAATTGCGATGTTAAGATAGAATGGATTAATGCAGCTCATGTTGATATGGAGAATTATAAGGATGTGTTAAAGGATGTCGATGGTATATTAGTTCCTGGTGGATTTGGAGATAGAGGAATTGAAGGAAAAATTCTTGCTGCAAAGTATGCAAGGGAGAATAATGTTCCATACTTTGGAATATGCCTTGGCATGCAAATTGCAGTTATTGAATTTGCAAGGGATGTTGCTAAATTGGAAGGTGCAAATAGTTCGGAAATCGACCCTGATACAAAATATCCTGTGATTGATTTGATGCCAGAGCAAAGGGATGTAGATGAAAAGGGAGGAACCATGAGGCTTGGAATCTATCCCTGCAAGCTTGATAAGGATACATCCTCTTATAATGCTTACAAAGACGAAATAGTTTACGAAAGACATAGGCATAGATATGAATTTAACAATGAATTTAGAAGCAAATTGACTAATTTAGGGCTTGTTATTGCTGGAACCTCACCGGATGATAGGCTAGTTGAAATTGTTGAAATTAAGAACCATAAGTGGTTTGTTGGAGTTCAATTTCATCCTGAGTTCAAGTCAAGACCAAATAGACCGCATCCGCTTTTTAGAGATTTTGTTAAGGCATCTTTTGAAAATAGGCGTGCAAAATAA
- a CDS encoding MBL fold metallo-hydrolase has translation MRIKWLGHSCFKITNSKGIRILTDPFDDNVGYHLPQVETDIVTMSHQHFDHNFVDCVKGNFEVVNKVGNFYVKDINITGVHTYHDEEGGKKRGDNIVYVFETDGMRICHLGDLGHILTPAQVEMISKVDILLIPVGGIYTLDAEKAKEIVSILRPKIVIPMHFKTDVLKFNLDPVDNFTAYFENVEILKGQVIEIKQEDLAREDLRVVVLNYR, from the coding sequence ATGCGTATTAAGTGGCTTGGTCATTCGTGTTTTAAAATAACAAATTCAAAGGGAATAAGAATTTTGACTGACCCTTTTGATGATAATGTTGGTTATCATCTACCACAGGTTGAAACGGATATAGTTACTATGAGCCACCAGCATTTTGACCATAATTTTGTTGACTGCGTTAAGGGGAATTTTGAAGTTGTAAACAAAGTGGGTAATTTTTATGTGAAGGATATAAACATAACTGGAGTTCATACATATCACGATGAGGAAGGCGGAAAGAAAAGAGGAGACAACATAGTTTATGTATTCGAAACTGATGGGATGAGGATTTGCCACTTAGGAGATTTAGGGCATATTTTAACTCCAGCACAGGTTGAAATGATTTCCAAGGTAGATATTCTTCTGATCCCTGTTGGCGGTATTTATACTCTTGATGCAGAGAAGGCTAAAGAAATTGTTTCCATTTTAAGGCCTAAAATTGTTATTCCAATGCATTTTAAAACCGATGTTTTAAAATTCAATTTAGACCCAGTTGATAATTTCACTGCATATTTTGAAAATGTTGAAATACTAAAGGGTCAAGTAATTGAAATTAAGCAGGAAGATTTAGCAAGAGAGGATTTAAGAGTCGTTGTTTTGAATTACAGATAA